One Endozoicomonas gorgoniicola DNA window includes the following coding sequences:
- a CDS encoding IS1-like element transposase has product MKMCSTPVHCPKCGGNDVKSFGYSVHNVPRYFCCNAECETKSFMLEYRYKAYEPGVKEKVVDMAINGGGIRDTSRVLGINKKTVINTLKKRERLSSS; this is encoded by the coding sequence ATGAAAATGTGCTCCACACCAGTTCACTGCCCGAAATGTGGCGGTAATGATGTTAAAAGCTTTGGTTACAGTGTTCATAATGTTCCTCGCTACTTTTGCTGTAATGCTGAATGTGAAACCAAGTCCTTTATGCTTGAGTACCGGTATAAAGCTTATGAGCCAGGCGTTAAAGAAAAAGTCGTCGATATGGCAATTAATGGTGGCGGCATCAGGGATACAAGCAGGGTTTTGGGAATCAATAAAAAAACAGTAATAAACACATTAAAAAAAAGAGAAAGGCTTAGTTCAAGTTAA